From a single Populus nigra chromosome 18, ddPopNigr1.1, whole genome shotgun sequence genomic region:
- the LOC133678970 gene encoding LRR receptor-like serine/threonine-protein kinase GSO1: protein MGSAQMCNLVLFLAILHAVLAVSPGEDNSAESYWLLRIKSELVDPVGVLDNWSPRAHMCSWNGLTCSLDQTHVLGMNLSGSGLSGFISHELWHLTSLQILDLSSNSLTGSIPSELGKLQNLQMLLLYANSLSGKIPEEIGLLKNLQVLRVGDNLLSGEITPSIGNLTQLRVLGLAYCQFNGSIPSGIGNLKHLVSLDLQKNSLDGHIPEEIHGCEELQNLAALNNKLEGDIPASIGMLRSLQILNLANNSLSGSIPVELGQLSNLKYMSLLGNRLSGWIPSQLNQLVQLETLDLSVNNFSGAISLFNAQLKNLRTLVLSNNDLTGSIPSNFCLSNSSKLQQLFLARNSLSGKFQLDLLNCGSLQQLDLSDNNFEGGLPSGLEKLEHLTDLLLNNNSFSGNLPSEIGNMSNLETLILFDNMITGRLPPEIGKLQRLSTIYLYDNQMSGGIPRELTNCTSLTKIDFFGNHFTGSIPATIGKLKNLNMLQLRQNDLSGPIPPSLGYCKRLQIMALADNKISGTLPETFRFLTELNKITLYNNSFEGPLPASLSLLKNLKIINFSHNRFSGSISPLLGSNSLTALDLTNNSFSGPIPSELTQSRNLSRLRLAHNHLSGEIPSEFGSLTKLNFFDLSFNNLTGEVPPQLSNCKKIQHFLLNNNQLAGTMPPWLGSLEELGELDFSFNNFHGNIPAGLGNCSGLLKLSLHSNKLSGNIPQEIGNLTSLNVLNLQRNNLSGLIPSTIQECEKIFELRLSENFLTGSIPPELGKLTELQVILDLSENSLSGEIPSSLGNLMKLEGLNLSLNHLQGEVPFSLTKLTSLHMLNLSNNDLQGQLPSTFSGFPLSSFLGNDKLCGPPLISCLESAGQEKKGLSNTAVAGIIVAIVFTSTLICLVMLYMIVRIWCNWRQVTISSMDAGGTEQRREEEKSEYGDKEKRRNGEYWKVNSMALVPSQDKQSPRTCIFHFKMDTEITGNTLV from the coding sequence ATGGGCAGCGCTCAAATGTGTAATTTGGTGCTGTTTCTGGCAATACTTCATGCTGTTCTTGCTGTTAGTCCTGGTGAAGATAATTCAGCAGAATCCTACTGGCTTCTGAGAATCAAATCAGAACTAGTTGATCCCGTTGGGGTTCTTGATAACTGGTCTCCAAGAGCTCATATGTGCAGCTGGAATGGACTTACATGTTCCCTTGATCAAACTCATGTTCTGGGCATGAACTTGTCAGGCTCCGGACTATCCGGTTTCATTTCACACGAGCTCTGGCATCTTACATCACTTCAAATACTCGACTTATCTTCGAATTCTCTTACTGGCTCAATTCCTTCTGAGCTTGGAAAGCTTCAAAATTTGCAGATGCTGCTCCTCTATGCAAATTCCCTCTCTGGTAAAATTCCTGAAGAGATAGGCCTTTTGAAGAACTTGCAAGTTCTTAGGGTAGGAGATAACTTGTTATCAGGTGAGATTACACCAAGTATAGGCAACTTGACTCAGTTGAGAGTGTTGGGTCTTGCCTACTGCCAATTTAATGGAAGCATTCCTTCTGGGATTGGTAATTTGAAGCATCTGGTATCTCTTGACTTGCAGAAGAACAGTCTCGATGGCCACATACCAGAAGAGATTCATGGCTGTGAAGAGCTTCAAAATCTCGCAGCATTAAACAACAAGCTTGAGGGAGATATCCCTGCTTCAATAGGGATGCTTAGATCGCTGCAAATATTGAACTTAGCCAATAACAGCCTTTCAGGTTCAATTCCGGTTGAGCTAGGCCAGCTCTCCAACTTGAAGTACATGAGTTTACTTGGAAATAGATTGAGTGGCTGGATTCCTTCACAGCTTAACCAGTTGGTTCAGCTTGAGACACTTGACTTGTCAGTAAATAATTTCTCAGGAGCCATAAGCCTCTTCAATGCCCAATTGAAGAATCTTAGAACTTTAGTTCTGTCTAATAATGATTTGACAGGTAGCATCCCAAGCAACTTCTGCCTCAGCAATTCATCGAAACTGCAACAACTTTTTCTGGCTCGAAATAGTCTCTCTGGCAAGTTCCAATTGGATCTTCTGAACTGCGGCTCGCTCCAACAATTAGACCTCTCTGATAACAATTTTGAAGGAGGGTTGCCGTCTGGCCTCGAGAAACTAGAGCACCTCACAGATCTTCTGCTCAATAATAACAGCTTCAGTGGAAATTTACCTTCAGAAATCGGAAACATGAGTAACTTGGAAACTTTAATTCTTTTTGACAACATGATCACAGGGAGACTCCCACCAGAAATTGGCAAGTTGCAGAGGTTGAGTACCATCTATCTCTATGACAACCAGATGTCAGGAGGAATACCAAGAGAGTTAACAAACTGCACAAGCTTgacaaaaattgatttctttggAAATCACTTTACGGGATCGATTCCTGCAACAATAGGGAAGCTTAAGAATCTGAACATGCTTCAACTGAGACAGAATGACTTGTCAGGTCCAATCCCACCGAGCTTAGGCTACTGCAAAAGGCTTCAGATCATGGCGTTGGCAGATAACAAGATCTCAGGAACCTTGCCAGAAACATTCAGATTCCTTACAGAACTGAACAAGATAACTCTTTACAACAACTCCTTTGAAGGTCCTCTTCCCGCATCCCTCTCTCTTCTCAAAAACCtcaaaatcatcaatttttCACACAACAGGTTTAGCGGCAGCATTTCTCCCCTCTTGGGTTCAAATTCCCTTACTGCATTAGACCTAACCAACAATAGCTTCTCTGGTCCCATTCCTTCTGAACTAACCCAGTCAAGAAATCTAAGCCGTCTCCGTCTTGCTCACAATCATCTTTCTGGAGAAATTCCTAGTGAGTTTGGCTCACTCACCAAGCTCAACTTCTTTGACTTGTCATTCAACAACCTCACAGGAGAAGTGCCACCTCAGCTTTCAAACTGTAAAAAGATCCAACACTTCCTACTTAACAATAACCAGCTTGCAGGCACCATGCCTCCTTGGTTAGGGAGCTTAGAAGAACTTGGAGAACTAGATTTTTCATTCAATAACTTCCATGGAAATATACCTGCTGGGCTTGGCAACTGTTCAGGATTACTCAAGCTTTCTCTTCATAGCAACAAACTCTCAGGCAACATACCGCAGGAGATAGGAAACCTTACTTCTCTCAATGTCCTTAATCTTCAGAGAAACAATCTTTCAGGCTTGATCCCTTCAACAATTCAAGAGTGCGAGAAAATCTTTGAACTGAGGCTCTCAGAGAATTTCCTGACTGGTTCTATACCACCTGAGCTAGGAAAGCTGACCGAGTTGCAAGTGATCTTGGACCTGAGTGAAAATTCTCTCTCTGGTGAGATTCCATCTTCTCTTGGAAATCTGATGAAGTTAGAGGGATTGAACCTATCTCTAAATCACCTCCAAGGAGAAGTACCTTTTTCACTTACAAAGCTGACCAGCCTTCACATGCTAAACTTGTCAAATAATGATCTCCAGGGCCAACTTCCTTCCACCTTTTCAGGATTCCCACTTAGCTCCTTCCTGGGCAATGACAAGCTATGCGGCCCACCATTAATATCATGCTTGGAATCAGCGGGTCAAGAAAAAAAGGGGCTTTCAAACACTGCTGTTGCTGGTATTATAGTGGCCATTGTCTTTACTTCTACTCTAATATGCTTGGTGATGCTTTATATGATAGTAAGAATCTGGTGTAATTGGAGACAAGTTACGATTTCGAGCATGGACGCTGGGGGCACTGaacaaagaagagaagaagaaaaatcggAGTATGGAGacaaggagaagagaaggaatGGCGAGTactggaaagtgaattccatgGCATTGGTTCCTTCACAAGATAAGCAAAGTCCTAGAACATGCATATtccatttcaaaatggatacaGAAATCACAGGGAATACATTGGTTTGA